DNA from Algisphaera agarilytica:
CTTTTTTGCGGTAGTCCGGCGAGAGCTCGCAGCCCAGCCAGTCTCGGCCGAGCTTGTTGGCGACGGCCAGGGTCGTGCCGCTGCCCGCGAACGGGTCGAAAACCAAGTCGCCGTCGTTGGATGAGCACCGGATGATCCGCTCCAGCAACGCCTCGGGCAGCTGGCAAGGGTGCCACTGCTCGCGCTCCTTGAACGTGCCGGCCAGTCGCGACTGGTACCACGTGTCCCACCCCGCATCGAACGCGCCTTCGTGGGCGGCGTCCTGCGGGCGGACGTGCCAGTTCTCCATCGCGGGGAACTTGAGTACCCACGTGTCGTCGGGCAGCTTGCCCTTGGGGTTCTGGCGGGTGTCGTTGTAGGTGGTCATCCGGGCGCTGGGCACGGCGACCTCGTCGTAGTGGAACGTGAAGGGGGTGTTCTTGGTCAGGTTGCTCTTGGGCTTGCCGGTCTTCTTGTTCACCGCGGCGCTGCCGACGCAGTAGAACAGGTGGGCGTGGCTGCGGTTGAACTTGATCTTGCAACGCTGGCCGAAGGTGTAGTGCCAGACGATCCAGTTGCGGAAGAGCAGCTTGCCCTCGCGCTGGAGCTTCTTGAGGTGGACGCGGGTCTCGGCGGCGTACTCGTCGCCGATGAGGATGTAGAAGCTGCCCGTGGGCTTGAGTAGGTCGGCGGCGGCATCGATCCAGTCGTAGGTCCACTGGAGGTAATCGTCGTCCGGCCGTTGGTCGACGTAGTGGCCGTCGTACTCGAACCCGATGTTGTACGGCGGGTCGGCGAAGATCAGGTCCACCGACCCGGGGTCCGCCTGGGCCCACGTCTTCATCTGCTCGATGCAGTCGCCCTGGGCAATGGTGTTGCGTGGCGGCGTGGCGGGGGTTCTCGCGGGCCTGGATTTCCGAGTCTTGGTGGGCATGAAGCGGGCAGTTTAGCAGGCGCGCGTTCTTCGCGCTAGAACACGGCTTGGTACGCTGTGGGCATGAAACCCAAAGTGCTGATTACCGAACGGCTGGATGAGGAATGCGCCGCCTGGCTCGGCGAGCGGGCCGAGGTGGTGTGGGTGGCGCACGACGATCCCGCGGCGATGGCGGAGCATCTCCCCGGGGCACAGGGCATGGTGGTGCGGACCTACACGCAGGTGGACGCGGCGCTGCTGGCCCAGGCCCCGGAGCTGAAGGTGATCGGCCGGGCGGGGGTAGGGCTGGACAACTTCGACCTGCCGGCGTGCGAGGCGGCGGGGGTTCGGGTCGTGTACACACCCGACGCGAACACCCAGGCGGTGGTCGAGTATGTCACCGGGCTGATGATCGACCACGTCCGGCCCAAGACGCCGTTGCCCGGCGGGGCGGACGACGCGGTGTTCCACGCGATGCGCAAAACCGAGGTCGGCACCCAACTCGACGAGATGACTCTGGGCATCCTCGGCTTCGGCCGAATCGGCAAGCGGTTGGGTCAGGTGGCACACGCGATCGGGATGAATCTGCACGTCTGCGACCTGCTTCCCGAGGCGGAGATGCGCAAGGCGGTGGACTACCCGTTTACCTACTGCAGCCACGAAGAGCTCTACGCCGGGTCGGATGTGGTGAGTGTGCACGTGGATGGTCGGCCGGAGAACCGGCAGATGATGGGCGCCTCGGCGTTCGCCGCGATGCGAGAACACGTGGTGTTCATCAACGCCGCGCGGGGGATGCTGGTGGACCACGACGCCCTGGCGGCATGGGCGGAGGCTTCCCCGAGGGCGTCGGCGTTCCTGGATGTCCACGACCCCGAGCCCCCGAGCGCCGATTCTCCTCTGCACGGGCTAGGGAACGTCACGCTCCTGCCCCACCTGGCCTCGCGGACGGGGACCGCTCTCAAGAACATGAGCTGGGTGGTCCGGGATGTTGATGCGGTTTTGGCGGGTAAGGAGCCGAGCTACCCCGCGTTTTGAGGGGGTTGGATAAACGCACCGGCGGGGACTTCAGCGCGGTCGGTGCGCCTAGGAAAATGCCTGATATGCACCGGCCCCGGGCAAGTCAATGCCTGTTTTTTAAACAGCCCCCAGAACCCTGTTCAAAACATCAACTTTCGCAATTCTGCAATGCTGCAATGTGAGGCAGTAATTGATCCTAAGTCGTTTAAATACCTTAAGATAAATGCAAAAAAAGATGAAAAAAGTCTTGGCTGATCTAACAAAAAAGATACAATGTGTCTGTTGAAGAGCGAGTCATCGATCATCAACGTTGAAAATTAATCGCCCCCACCCGCGTGGCATGCAACGTGCCATGCAACCCTCTCTAGCGGTCAGGCTCCCCCACCTGGCCGCTTTTTTTATGCGCGTATTGTCCTGATTGCTCGACCCGTCCCGCGGGCCGTCATTTCGGGGCAGATTCGCCCGGCTGGACCTCGTATTTCAGATCGACCCAGACCAAGCGGTGGTCCGAGGCATCGATCCATCCGTGGCCGGTCTCATCCGGGGCGGGCCAGAAGACGCCGGCGTCGACCACCGTCCAGTCGTGGGTCGGCAGGACGTAGTCGACCCGCAGGTTGCCCGAGCCACGCGGCGGCTGGTCGCCCCAGTCCGCGGTGTCGAGGGCGGGGTCGGTCTGGTGCTCGGCGTTGATCCCGCCGTCGGCGAGCGCCTTTTCGACGCCGCCACGGCTGCGGGGCTGTGGGTCGGTGAACCGCCGGTTGTCCAAAAGCTGATCGATCGCCCCGGGGATCGATTCGCCATCGTTCGGGTCGGCGTTGAGGTCGCCCATGACCACGATGGGGCGGTGGAACTGATCGACGCTGCGGTTGCAGACCAAGGCGATCGCGCTGATCTCATCGAAGTTGCGTTTGCCGTTGCGGTCTTCGGGGCCATCAAACACCGGCGGGGTGGGGTGGCTGATGAATACGGAGAACGCGGTGTCTTTGACGGTGAGCTGGAGCAGGACGTGGTTCTTCGAAGACAGCCGCAGCGTCTTCTGCGCCTCGACGGGGTAGTAGTCGTCGGGGAATGAATTCTTGGGGAACCGCTTCCACGGCCGGGTCTGCAGGTCGGTGACGACTTTGGCTTCGTCCTGGGCCTGGGAGAGCAGCAGCATGCCGTACTGCCCGGGGTACTCGCCCCAGCCGTGGGCGTCGGGCGCACCGCCGATCGTGCCGTCGCCGTTGAGGTCGAGGCCGGTGGGCAGGCCGGTGTTCACCTCGGGGGAATAGGCGTGGGCAAACGTGATCGGCTCGGCCCCGTGTTGGGCCACGCCCAGGTAGTTCTTCTGGAACTGCTCGGCGAGTTGGCCGGTGGGGTCGTGATCGAACTCGTTGATCAAAAGCACATCCGGGCGGACCGTTTGGATGATCGCCGCGACCTTCTTGAGCTTCTCGTCATCCGGCGTAGACAGCCGTTGGGAAAGCTCTTCCGCGGTTTCGCCGGAGAGCGCCGCGTTGAACGTGGCGAAGCGGATGACCTCGGCGGGGTGTTCTTGGGTGGTTTGGGCCTGGAGGTCTACGCCGCAGAGGCTTGAGGCCAGAACCGAAAGCGAGCAGGCGAAGATCGCGGGCAGCGGCTTACGCGGGTTTCTCATCGTCTTTCTCGGGGTCGAGGGTTTCGTTGCCGGCCTCGTCGAGCGGGGTCGGGCCGACCTGGCCGTAGGTTTGCGGGCCGGGGATTTCGGTCTGCCAGGACTGGTTGGCGATGACCGCCTGGGCGGCGCGGATGCCGCTGATCATGGACCGGCGGTCGGTCATGGAGGTGGGCTTGTCGTGCGTGGGCTGGTGCTCCTCGCCTTCCTGCAGCTTGGGCGGGTGCTCTTCCTTAAATAGATGCACCGTTTGCGTCGGGAAGGCGAACTTCACGCCGAGCGTGTCGGCCAGGCGGACGATGTCGATGAACAGCCGTTCGCGTTCGCGCAGCTCGGTGTTCCAGTCGGGCACCTCGAAGAACATGTAGAGCAGCACGTCCATGCTGCTGGCCGACCACTGGTGCATCCAGACCTGGTAGTAGTCTTTGCGGGTGTAGGGGTGGGTGCGGATGAGCTCGCGGATGCCTTCGGTGAAGGCTATGAGCTTGTCGGGGGGCGTGTCGTACTGGACGCCCAGGTGGGTTTTCCATCGGCGGTACTGGCGGCGGCCGTAGTTGTCGACCTTGGCGCGGACGAGCGTGGAGTTGGGCACGGTGACCTGCGAGTTGTAGAACGTCCGGATCCGGGTGCTGCGGAAGCCCACGTCTTCGA
Protein-coding regions in this window:
- a CDS encoding NAD(P)-dependent oxidoreductase, with the protein product MKPKVLITERLDEECAAWLGERAEVVWVAHDDPAAMAEHLPGAQGMVVRTYTQVDAALLAQAPELKVIGRAGVGLDNFDLPACEAAGVRVVYTPDANTQAVVEYVTGLMIDHVRPKTPLPGGADDAVFHAMRKTEVGTQLDEMTLGILGFGRIGKRLGQVAHAIGMNLHVCDLLPEAEMRKAVDYPFTYCSHEELYAGSDVVSVHVDGRPENRQMMGASAFAAMREHVVFINAARGMLVDHDALAAWAEASPRASAFLDVHDPEPPSADSPLHGLGNVTLLPHLASRTGTALKNMSWVVRDVDAVLAGKEPSYPAF
- a CDS encoding endonuclease/exonuclease/phosphatase family protein, with protein sequence MRNPRKPLPAIFACSLSVLASSLCGVDLQAQTTQEHPAEVIRFATFNAALSGETAEELSQRLSTPDDEKLKKVAAIIQTVRPDVLLINEFDHDPTGQLAEQFQKNYLGVAQHGAEPITFAHAYSPEVNTGLPTGLDLNGDGTIGGAPDAHGWGEYPGQYGMLLLSQAQDEAKVVTDLQTRPWKRFPKNSFPDDYYPVEAQKTLRLSSKNHVLLQLTVKDTAFSVFISHPTPPVFDGPEDRNGKRNFDEISAIALVCNRSVDQFHRPIVVMGDLNADPNDGESIPGAIDQLLDNRRFTDPQPRSRGGVEKALADGGINAEHQTDPALDTADWGDQPPRGSGNLRVDYVLPTHDWTVVDAGVFWPAPDETGHGWIDASDHRLVWVDLKYEVQPGESAPK
- a CDS encoding DNA-methyltransferase — translated: MPTKTRKSRPARTPATPPRNTIAQGDCIEQMKTWAQADPGSVDLIFADPPYNIGFEYDGHYVDQRPDDDYLQWTYDWIDAAADLLKPTGSFYILIGDEYAAETRVHLKKLQREGKLLFRNWIVWHYTFGQRCKIKFNRSHAHLFYCVGSAAVNKKTGKPKSNLTKNTPFTFHYDEVAVPSARMTTYNDTRQNPKGKLPDDTWVLKFPAMENWHVRPQDAAHEGAFDAGWDTWYQSRLAGTFKEREQWHPCQLPEALLERIIRCSSNDGDLVFDPFAGSGTTLAVANKLGRDWLGCELSPDYRKKALKRIKSATPKS